AGCCGATCCCCACCTCCTCCACGCCGACATCGGTGCGATCGTTGCCCGAGACGAGTTCGGCGTCACCGACGAAGAAATTCTAGCCGCCATTCGCAATCACACCCTGGGCCAACCCGGCATGTCAGCGCTCTCCTGCGTCGTCTTCCTGGCCGACACCTTGGAACCGGGACGGGGCAACACCGACGCCTTGAACGACCTCCGCCAAATCAGTTCCCGCAACCTAGCCGAGGCCGTGTGGCATACATCTGACTACACGTTGAAATATCTCATGGAGTCCAAACGCCTGATTCATCCCCGCACCGTGGCAACCCGCAATTGGTTTTTCCAGCAGAGCCAAAGCCCGCGATCGTCCCGCCCTACCCCCAGCCCTCAGGCCGATGTCCCGCATTGGGCTATGCCAACCGTTACCATGTTCCAGTCGTTACAA
This DNA window, taken from Alkalinema sp. FACHB-956, encodes the following:
- the yqeK gene encoding bis(5'-nucleosyl)-tetraphosphatase (symmetrical) YqeK — encoded protein: MHPPSQYVPFQSVLRENVLDWLKAHVPEPRIRHILRVEQMAIALAQTHQLCTETAAQAALMHDLAKFFPPDRLLKMAQDEGIPLNEVDEADPHLLHADIGAIVARDEFGVTDEEILAAIRNHTLGQPGMSALSCVVFLADTLEPGRGNTDALNDLRQISSRNLAEAVWHTSDYTLKYLMESKRLIHPRTVATRNWFFQQSQSPRSSRPTPSPQADVPHWAMPTVTMFQSLQ